One Acidimicrobiia bacterium genomic region harbors:
- a CDS encoding cellulase family glycosylhydrolase → MGRATTRHSVRARLCTIGALVSIVAGVVATTPLSADAGNARPAATARPSFAPGYFGISSGADLTNESAALFDKEIGLMKLAGAEWVRADIPWSLVEHDRPNEGHWLLVDRLVNMVQAQGMKLDAIIGQVPLWAYRSPPPVADCPVAPDFDVFAYANFASEVAQRYGSARVQAMELQNAPNLPGPHSDWRTANACAYSRLMQASYPAIKAVDPNITVLTGGLGAQNNKRGGISGDSFLASMYQYGVQGSFDAVSWHPYSYPCFPTQSCDKSRPWNRTTTVRQLMVDNGDGNKLIWATEFGAPTNGVPKDGHVDENNQAAMMVNALQTWQTFPFAGPFFVFEFRDTGGSTKHKDNWFGLTSTDMTQRKLAYYTYRYEATGKSKVAIPDNVLLGEPHA, encoded by the coding sequence ATGGGGCGCGCGACGACCCGGCACTCCGTGCGCGCGCGGTTGTGCACGATCGGCGCGCTCGTCTCGATCGTCGCTGGCGTCGTCGCGACGACGCCGCTGAGCGCGGACGCCGGCAACGCGCGTCCTGCGGCGACGGCGCGGCCCTCGTTCGCACCCGGCTACTTCGGCATCTCGTCCGGTGCCGATCTCACGAACGAGAGCGCGGCGCTCTTCGACAAGGAGATCGGCCTCATGAAGCTCGCCGGCGCGGAGTGGGTCCGTGCCGACATCCCGTGGTCGCTGGTCGAGCACGACCGTCCGAACGAGGGCCACTGGCTACTGGTCGACCGGCTCGTGAACATGGTGCAGGCGCAGGGCATGAAGCTCGACGCGATCATCGGCCAGGTGCCGCTGTGGGCCTATCGGTCGCCGCCGCCCGTCGCCGACTGCCCGGTCGCGCCGGACTTCGACGTGTTCGCGTACGCGAACTTCGCGAGTGAGGTCGCGCAGCGCTACGGCAGCGCGCGCGTCCAGGCGATGGAGCTCCAGAACGCACCGAACCTGCCGGGCCCGCACTCCGACTGGCGCACCGCGAACGCGTGCGCGTACTCACGCTTGATGCAGGCGAGCTACCCGGCGATCAAGGCTGTCGACCCGAACATCACGGTGCTCACGGGCGGCCTCGGCGCGCAGAACAACAAGCGCGGCGGCATCTCCGGGGACTCGTTCCTCGCGTCGATGTACCAGTACGGCGTGCAGGGCTCGTTCGATGCCGTGAGCTGGCACCCGTACTCGTATCCGTGCTTCCCGACGCAGTCGTGTGACAAGAGTCGCCCTTGGAACCGGACCACGACGGTGCGGCAGCTGATGGTCGACAACGGCGACGGCAACAAGCTCATCTGGGCGACCGAGTTCGGCGCGCCGACGAACGGCGTCCCGAAAGACGGCCACGTCGACGAGAACAACCAGGCCGCGATGATGGTGAACGCATTGCAGACGTGGCAGACGTTCCCGTTCGCGGGTCCCTTCTTCGTGTTCGAGTTCCGCGACACCGGCGGTTCGACGAAGCACAAGGACAACTGGTTCGGGCTGACGTCGACCGACATGACGCAGCGCAAGCTCGCGTATTACACGTACCGGTACGAGGCGACGGGGAAGTCGAAGGTCGCGATCCCGGACAACGTGCTCCTCGGCGAGCCGCACGCCTGA
- a CDS encoding phytanoyl-CoA dioxygenase family protein — protein sequence MTMAPRVEAFGVSGAERDALVEHFRTHGWVAVDALAAPVAAALSGWVDEVAALADGEQGVMQHYEGTDVGPMLCRTENFVPMHAPLRALLCDGALVDIAGALLGEPAVLYKEKINYKLPGGAGFSPHQDAPAYPMIDVHASAMVAIDDADATNGGLEVVSGCFDEVLPVDGRGCVAADVVARLEWTPVSVRAGQTLWFHSRTPHRSGPNPTNRPRRALYPTYNAAREGDLRSAYYETKRAAFASPSEGDRSRVSLIGDFEGRPV from the coding sequence ATGACGATGGCGCCGCGAGTCGAGGCGTTCGGGGTCTCGGGCGCCGAGCGTGACGCACTGGTCGAGCACTTCCGCACGCACGGCTGGGTCGCGGTCGACGCGCTCGCCGCGCCGGTCGCGGCCGCCTTGTCGGGCTGGGTCGACGAGGTCGCGGCGCTCGCCGACGGCGAGCAGGGCGTCATGCAGCACTACGAGGGCACCGACGTCGGGCCGATGCTGTGTCGCACCGAGAACTTCGTGCCGATGCACGCTCCGCTGCGGGCACTGCTGTGCGACGGCGCGCTCGTCGACATCGCCGGCGCGCTGCTCGGTGAGCCCGCCGTGCTCTACAAGGAGAAGATCAACTACAAGCTCCCCGGCGGCGCGGGCTTCTCACCCCATCAGGACGCGCCCGCGTACCCGATGATCGACGTGCACGCGTCCGCGATGGTCGCAATCGACGATGCCGACGCGACGAACGGTGGCCTGGAAGTCGTGTCGGGCTGCTTCGACGAGGTGCTGCCCGTCGACGGGCGCGGCTGTGTCGCCGCGGACGTCGTCGCGCGCTTGGAGTGGACTCCGGTGTCGGTCCGTGCCGGCCAGACGTTGTGGTTCCACAGCCGGACGCCCCATCGCAGCGGGCCGAACCCGACGAACCGCCCGCGCCGCGCGCTCTACCCGACGTACAACGCGGCGCGCGAGGGCGATCTGCGGTCCGCGTACTACGAGACCAAGCGCGCCGCGTTCGCGTCGCCGTCGGAGGGCGATCGTTCGCGGGTCTCGCTCATCGGCGACTTCGAGGGCCGGCCGGTCTGA
- a CDS encoding phage tail protein, translating into MSYTVDFTNVSTVGLESSPVAAALAGLRANEARYFKNKYDHVFTVEPASKGKKTVDWVHRILAEERDLVISSAPLEATEFEVENIRIAYVFYESGLSINVMYTIADASKRAVGFKLSDGMEIPAELESRFKFARQKSKLAGTIRGSYFVIKNEH; encoded by the coding sequence ATGTCGTACACCGTGGACTTCACGAACGTCTCGACCGTCGGTCTCGAGTCGTCGCCCGTCGCGGCGGCGCTCGCGGGCCTGCGGGCGAACGAGGCGCGCTACTTCAAGAACAAGTACGACCACGTCTTCACGGTGGAGCCGGCGAGCAAGGGCAAGAAGACCGTCGACTGGGTGCATCGGATCCTCGCCGAAGAGCGCGACCTCGTGATCTCGTCGGCCCCGCTGGAGGCGACGGAGTTCGAAGTCGAGAACATCCGCATCGCGTACGTCTTCTACGAGAGCGGTCTGTCGATCAACGTGATGTACACGATCGCCGACGCGTCGAAGCGCGCGGTCGGGTTCAAGCTGTCGGACGGGATGGAGATCCCCGCGGAGCTGGAATCCCGGTTCAAGTTCGCGCGGCAGAAGTCGAAGCTCGCCGGAACCATCCGCGGTTCCTACTTCGTGATCAAGAACGAGCACTGA
- a CDS encoding DUF2723 domain-containing protein, translated as MNARPGSPSTRRRERIEGPGERDTPQEWIWQGALTLIAAVLFASTFSSHVALGDAPESVAGVRTLGVLHAPGYPTYVLLAKAFGTVLPFGSWAFRVNLFSLVCAALAVGVVFRLARHFGASRIGGSVGALGLATAVSFWFNADFAKYYAVTTLMLAGAALGVVIWEERGSTAALVVSGLLLGASVGSGWQLAAIMTLAVATLVAFGRRRPTRAAVIGAVASLVVVAVVGLVYVLVRAAQDPTLNWGAASNPSRLVGLVMRHDFGGTVSGKVGAVTERVATLFGGLERDFGAVVAVLFACGVAELVRRRLDPARVAFLAIAAGVNLVAVAIGSGVTQMWGFENVVVGGGYLLATMIVIAVVVAVGTTGAVDFVGRAMAQRSDSDDDAPAERARVLPAMVAAALLAAVVVPSVVVHRAHASLKVAPLADAYGHRVLEQLPRHAVLLVWGEEYSMPMLYRQLVDHERRDVTIVSANAVGLDWGRAQLTQRLHLGDALRLDSADKMVERMIASIQRTRPVFLDVTAMHVLEPFVAYRTDGYVGEVVAGKAGPRSVTDVDAVAAMVKRSDTADGLDHEAYRRLVWKTVYAFHERAHLELAKAYALQDDIAAATAQVRLANGVNPVDGATLAKLRTMSAKDAKAFILTL; from the coding sequence GTGAACGCGCGTCCCGGCTCGCCGTCGACGCGTCGGCGCGAGCGGATCGAGGGACCGGGCGAACGCGACACGCCGCAGGAGTGGATCTGGCAGGGCGCGCTCACGCTCATCGCCGCCGTGCTCTTCGCGTCCACGTTCTCCTCGCACGTCGCGCTCGGCGACGCGCCGGAGTCGGTCGCGGGCGTGCGGACGCTCGGAGTGCTGCACGCGCCGGGTTACCCGACGTACGTGTTGCTCGCGAAGGCCTTCGGCACCGTGCTGCCGTTCGGCAGCTGGGCGTTCCGCGTGAACCTCTTCAGCCTCGTGTGCGCGGCCCTGGCCGTTGGCGTCGTCTTCCGGCTCGCACGGCACTTCGGCGCGAGCCGGATCGGCGGGAGCGTCGGCGCGCTCGGGCTCGCGACCGCCGTGTCGTTCTGGTTCAACGCCGACTTCGCCAAGTACTACGCGGTCACCACGCTCATGCTCGCGGGCGCGGCCCTCGGCGTCGTGATCTGGGAGGAGCGGGGCTCGACGGCGGCGCTCGTCGTCAGCGGGCTCCTGCTCGGTGCGAGCGTCGGCTCGGGATGGCAGCTCGCCGCGATCATGACCCTCGCGGTGGCGACGCTCGTCGCCTTCGGCCGGCGCCGGCCGACGCGCGCCGCGGTGATCGGCGCGGTCGCGAGCCTGGTCGTCGTCGCCGTCGTCGGGCTCGTCTACGTCCTCGTGCGCGCGGCGCAGGATCCGACGTTGAACTGGGGCGCGGCGTCGAACCCGTCACGCCTCGTCGGGCTCGTGATGCGGCACGACTTCGGGGGCACGGTGAGCGGCAAGGTCGGCGCGGTCACGGAGCGCGTCGCGACGCTCTTCGGCGGGCTCGAGCGCGACTTCGGTGCGGTCGTCGCCGTCCTCTTCGCGTGCGGCGTCGCCGAGCTCGTTCGCCGGCGTCTGGACCCGGCGCGCGTCGCGTTCCTCGCGATCGCGGCCGGCGTGAACCTCGTCGCCGTCGCGATCGGGTCCGGCGTGACGCAGATGTGGGGGTTCGAGAACGTCGTCGTCGGTGGCGGCTACCTGCTCGCGACGATGATCGTGATCGCAGTGGTCGTCGCGGTCGGAACGACGGGTGCGGTCGACTTCGTCGGGCGCGCGATGGCTCAGCGTTCGGATTCCGACGACGATGCCCCCGCGGAGCGCGCGCGCGTGCTGCCGGCCATGGTCGCGGCGGCGTTGCTCGCCGCGGTTGTCGTGCCGTCGGTCGTCGTGCACCGTGCGCACGCGTCGCTGAAGGTGGCGCCGCTCGCCGACGCGTACGGCCACCGCGTCCTCGAGCAGCTTCCGCGTCACGCGGTGCTGCTCGTGTGGGGCGAGGAGTACAGCATGCCGATGCTGTACCGACAGCTCGTCGACCACGAGCGACGCGACGTCACGATCGTCAGCGCCAACGCGGTCGGACTCGACTGGGGACGAGCACAGCTGACGCAGCGCCTGCACCTCGGCGACGCGCTCCGCCTCGACAGCGCCGACAAGATGGTCGAGCGGATGATCGCCAGCATCCAGCGGACCCGACCCGTCTTCCTCGACGTCACCGCGATGCACGTGCTCGAGCCGTTCGTCGCCTACCGCACCGACGGCTATGTCGGGGAAGTCGTCGCCGGGAAGGCGGGACCGCGATCGGTGACCGACGTCGACGCGGTCGCCGCGATGGTGAAGCGTTCCGACACCGCCGACGGACTCGACCACGAGGCCTACCGGCGGCTCGTGTGGAAGACGGTCTACGCCTTCCACGAGCGCGCGCACCTCGAGCTCGCGAAGGCCTACGCGTTGCAGGACGACATTGCCGCCGCGACCGCGCAGGTGCGGCTCGCGAACGGCGTCAATCCCGTCGACGGTGCGACGCTCGCGAAGCTGAGAACGATGTCGGCGAAGGACGCGAAGGCCTTCATCCTCACCTTGTGA
- a CDS encoding ABC transporter permease: protein MLTIVVLIVTVVAIVLAARVGVTRPELRAVAVRNLRVRPGRALLVAAGVLLATATLTSASAIGDSLRSSIRNSAYTQLGPVDEMVVASGGADTARTIADTITRAHLDGVDGVLPLVTARLTVQGRDYVPRVAQAQVIELDFAAAARFGGDPAHTGITGSTPSGNTGVMSADLATETSLLLRHSATVHAYGTARTFHIEGIAPRVGLAGLESPGAPAGSASLNLFVPPGTLAAMQGAGSQSGPAPSAVVVVSNRGGVLTSHASSTAVTAELQRALHGQTVDVIPVKQLVLDDAAAQSRQFSALFRAFGLLSLLAGLLLLLLTFGALARERAQSLGILRAFGLRRRDLAATVVLEALPSCVLGVVLGAIAGAGIAALVVLIAHGTLANAASGGVDLAFSVRTATLLTGLAIGLVASLIALAIAAGVVARTGVVTLMRGDTGTPRVIDPRLVRNGGLALGGVGLVVAIVGAVATNASFAVAGGALVAIAAPLLAPPPWRRLTAAAAAVVEIAWAVIEVRAGHRAFTGPSPAEILTIAAAMSIAAVALVSIVDRALADRRRAVGRRRTAPVTLGFAYSHATPNRTATIAAMYGVVVFTLCLVVTMAHLYAGSVDSVAAQLGGNAALEVTSNGAQPVPVKDVRELPGVTRVVGASSLDTHVLAGGSQSFADVTLVGVSPALVGHGTPPVAVGPSSASTYARVMANPDLVLVGADLRTTPQNTLDHHTPRVGEKLSLQDPTTGVTRTVTVAGLVAAARYEGVDHVYAAAPLLDTLHAAPVVQNVLYVETSPGTNNDTVAAIVDGTHLPNGAYARSFHHLADDRLSAQQRFLNLVSGYTALGLLGGAAALAVAMIDAVRERRRQLATLRALGFRRSTLRRAARVEALVIGLEGTIAGALTAALLSWRLAATGAIGESTPFSLPGGLLIAIVVIALATALAATTVAARRAARLQPAGALRASE, encoded by the coding sequence GTGCTCACGATCGTCGTCCTGATCGTCACGGTCGTCGCGATCGTGCTCGCGGCGCGGGTCGGTGTGACCCGGCCGGAGCTGCGCGCGGTCGCGGTACGCAACCTGCGCGTACGGCCCGGGCGCGCGTTGCTCGTGGCCGCGGGCGTGCTGCTCGCGACGGCCACGCTCACGAGCGCGTCGGCGATCGGCGACTCGCTGCGATCGTCGATCCGCAACTCTGCGTACACGCAGCTCGGGCCGGTCGACGAGATGGTCGTCGCGTCGGGCGGTGCGGATACGGCACGCACGATCGCCGACACGATCACGCGCGCGCACCTCGACGGCGTCGACGGTGTGCTCCCGCTCGTCACCGCGCGGCTCACCGTGCAGGGTCGCGACTACGTGCCGCGCGTCGCACAGGCGCAGGTGATCGAGCTCGACTTCGCGGCCGCCGCACGCTTCGGCGGCGATCCCGCGCACACGGGCATCACCGGATCGACGCCGTCCGGGAACACCGGTGTGATGAGCGCGGACCTCGCGACCGAGACGTCGCTGCTCCTCCGCCACAGCGCCACCGTGCACGCCTACGGCACCGCGCGCACCTTCCACATCGAGGGCATCGCCCCGCGAGTCGGGCTCGCGGGTCTCGAGTCGCCGGGCGCGCCCGCCGGCAGCGCGTCGCTGAACCTGTTCGTGCCGCCGGGAACGCTCGCCGCGATGCAAGGCGCGGGCTCGCAATCCGGTCCCGCGCCCTCGGCGGTCGTCGTCGTGTCGAATCGCGGCGGTGTGCTCACGTCGCACGCGTCGAGCACTGCGGTGACCGCCGAGCTGCAACGCGCGCTCCACGGGCAGACGGTCGACGTGATCCCGGTCAAGCAGCTCGTCCTCGACGACGCCGCTGCGCAGAGCCGGCAGTTCAGCGCGCTGTTCCGCGCGTTCGGTCTGCTCAGCCTCCTCGCGGGTCTGCTCCTGTTGCTGCTCACGTTCGGCGCGCTCGCGCGCGAGCGCGCGCAATCGCTCGGGATCCTGCGCGCCTTCGGTCTCCGTCGCCGCGACCTCGCGGCCACGGTCGTGCTCGAGGCGCTCCCGAGCTGTGTGCTCGGCGTCGTGCTCGGCGCGATCGCCGGCGCGGGGATCGCCGCGCTCGTCGTGCTGATCGCGCACGGGACGCTGGCGAACGCGGCGTCGGGTGGTGTCGACCTCGCGTTCTCGGTCCGCACCGCGACGTTGCTCACGGGCCTCGCGATCGGTCTCGTCGCGTCGCTGATCGCCCTGGCGATCGCGGCCGGCGTCGTCGCCCGGACCGGCGTCGTCACGCTCATGCGCGGCGACACGGGCACGCCGCGCGTGATCGATCCGCGTCTGGTGCGCAACGGCGGCCTCGCGCTCGGAGGCGTCGGTCTCGTGGTCGCGATCGTCGGTGCCGTCGCCACGAACGCGTCGTTCGCGGTTGCCGGTGGCGCGCTCGTCGCGATCGCCGCGCCGTTGCTCGCGCCGCCCCCGTGGCGGCGCCTCACCGCGGCCGCCGCCGCCGTCGTCGAGATCGCGTGGGCCGTGATCGAGGTACGCGCGGGCCATCGGGCGTTCACCGGTCCGTCGCCCGCCGAGATCCTCACGATCGCAGCGGCGATGAGCATCGCCGCGGTCGCGCTCGTCAGCATCGTCGACCGCGCGCTCGCCGACCGGCGCCGTGCGGTCGGTCGCCGCCGGACCGCACCGGTCACGCTCGGGTTCGCGTACTCGCACGCGACGCCGAATCGCACCGCGACGATCGCGGCGATGTACGGCGTGGTCGTCTTCACGCTCTGCCTCGTCGTCACGATGGCGCACCTGTACGCGGGCAGCGTCGACAGTGTGGCGGCGCAGCTCGGGGGCAACGCCGCGCTCGAGGTGACGTCGAACGGCGCGCAACCGGTTCCGGTCAAGGACGTGCGCGAGCTCCCCGGCGTCACGCGTGTCGTCGGTGCGTCCTCGCTCGACACGCACGTGCTCGCGGGTGGTTCGCAATCGTTCGCCGACGTCACGCTCGTCGGCGTGAGTCCCGCGCTCGTCGGCCACGGCACTCCGCCGGTCGCGGTCGGCCCGTCGAGCGCGAGCACGTACGCGCGGGTGATGGCGAACCCCGATCTGGTGCTCGTCGGCGCCGACCTGCGCACGACACCGCAGAACACGCTCGACCATCACACTCCACGCGTCGGCGAGAAGCTCTCGCTCCAGGACCCGACGACGGGCGTGACGCGCACGGTGACCGTCGCGGGGCTCGTCGCCGCGGCTCGTTACGAGGGTGTCGATCACGTCTATGCGGCCGCGCCGCTGCTCGACACGCTCCACGCCGCGCCGGTCGTGCAGAACGTCTTGTACGTCGAGACGAGCCCAGGCACGAACAACGACACGGTCGCCGCGATCGTCGACGGCACGCACCTGCCGAACGGCGCGTACGCGCGCTCGTTCCACCACCTCGCCGACGACCGCCTGAGCGCGCAGCAGCGGTTCCTGAACCTCGTCTCGGGCTACACCGCACTCGGTCTGCTCGGCGGCGCCGCCGCGCTCGCGGTCGCGATGATCGATGCGGTGCGGGAGCGCCGGCGCCAGCTCGCAACGCTGCGCGCGCTCGGCTTCCGCCGTTCGACGCTGCGGCGCGCGGCGCGCGTCGAGGCGCTCGTCATCGGGCTCGAGGGCACGATCGCCGGCGCGCTCACCGCCGCGCTGCTCTCGTGGCGACTCGCAGCGACGGGCGCGATCGGCGAGTCGACACCGTTCAGCCTGCCGGGTGGCCTGTTGATCGCGATCGTGGTGATCGCGCTGGCCACCGCGCTCGCCGCGACCACGGTGGCGGCTCGCCGCGCCGCGCGCCTCCAACCCGCGGGCGCGCTGCGCGCGTCCGAGTGA
- a CDS encoding ABC transporter ATP-binding protein, producing the protein MTATDTNDSMLLHASGVTKSYPSRPEPVVALDGIDLDVAAGEFLAVTGPSGSGKTTLLNCLSGIDTIDTGAVVLDGVDLAGLDDTARTDLRGSTMGFVFQAPNLLPVFSALENVALPLVLTGTSPGDARARASDVLERVGVGHRRDQKPGEMSGGEQQRVALARAFVKRPRVVWADEPTGNLDSKSAEVVMALLRELHGDGATVVLVTHDLGLAERSDRRIEMRDGRVVDEQRG; encoded by the coding sequence ATGACCGCGACCGACACGAACGACTCGATGCTGCTGCACGCGTCGGGTGTCACGAAGTCCTATCCGTCGCGACCGGAGCCCGTCGTCGCGCTCGACGGGATCGATCTCGACGTCGCCGCGGGTGAGTTCCTCGCGGTGACCGGACCGTCGGGCTCCGGCAAGACGACGTTGCTCAACTGTCTGTCGGGCATCGACACGATCGACACCGGCGCAGTCGTGCTCGACGGTGTCGACCTCGCCGGGCTCGACGACACGGCGCGCACCGACCTGCGGGGCTCGACGATGGGGTTCGTCTTCCAGGCGCCCAACCTGCTGCCCGTCTTCTCCGCGCTCGAGAACGTGGCGCTACCGCTCGTGCTGACCGGCACCAGCCCGGGTGACGCGCGGGCGCGCGCGAGCGACGTGCTGGAACGGGTCGGGGTCGGCCACCGGCGCGACCAGAAGCCCGGAGAGATGTCGGGTGGTGAGCAGCAACGGGTCGCGCTGGCACGCGCGTTCGTCAAGCGGCCGCGCGTCGTGTGGGCCGACGAGCCGACCGGCAACCTCGACTCGAAGTCGGCCGAGGTCGTGATGGCGCTGTTGCGCGAGCTCCACGGCGACGGCGCGACGGTGGTCCTGGTCACGCACGACCTCGGGCTCGCGGAACGCAGCGACCGGCGGATCGAGATGCGCGACGGGCGCGTCGTCGACGAGCAGCGCGGCTGA
- a CDS encoding cellulase family glycosylhydrolase — protein sequence MLVIVAVLATATGAIATRPLVANAGQPTAAKPPTFPPDFFGISTGADLTNETPEVFDAEMNIMKAAGADWVRADIPWGLVEHNSASDANWLLIDRIVNMVQAEGMKLEAIIGAPPLWAYDNPPPVADCTTQAEFDVFAYANFAAEVAQRYGSARVPVIELENAPNLPGPHSDWHTANACAYTRLMQASYTAIKNVDPNITVLTGGLGAQNNSRGGISGDAFLAQMYQYGAQGSFDAVSWHPYSYPCFPSMSCKKPRPWYRTDTVRQLMIDNGDSAKLIWSTEYGAPTKGAPDDGHVDQNNQAAMMVNAMQTWMALPYAGPLFVFELRDTGGSTKHKDNWFGMISHDGTKRKLSYYAFQYEAKGHTSVKLPANVIAGTPGP from the coding sequence GTGCTCGTCATCGTCGCGGTGCTCGCGACCGCGACTGGCGCGATCGCGACGCGACCGCTGGTCGCGAACGCGGGGCAACCGACCGCGGCGAAGCCTCCGACGTTTCCTCCCGACTTCTTCGGCATCTCGACCGGCGCCGACCTCACGAACGAGACCCCCGAGGTCTTCGACGCCGAGATGAACATCATGAAGGCCGCCGGCGCCGACTGGGTGCGCGCCGACATCCCGTGGGGACTCGTCGAGCACAACAGCGCGAGCGACGCCAACTGGCTGCTCATCGACCGCATCGTGAACATGGTCCAGGCCGAGGGCATGAAGCTCGAGGCGATCATCGGCGCGCCGCCGTTGTGGGCGTACGACAACCCACCCCCGGTCGCGGATTGCACGACGCAGGCCGAGTTCGACGTGTTCGCGTATGCCAACTTCGCGGCCGAGGTCGCGCAGCGCTACGGCAGCGCGCGCGTCCCCGTGATCGAGCTCGAGAACGCGCCGAACCTGCCCGGGCCGCACTCCGACTGGCACACCGCGAACGCGTGCGCGTACACGCGCCTCATGCAGGCCAGCTACACCGCGATCAAGAACGTCGACCCGAACATCACGGTGCTCACGGGCGGGCTCGGCGCGCAGAACAACAGCCGCGGCGGCATCTCGGGTGACGCGTTCCTCGCGCAGATGTACCAGTACGGCGCGCAGGGCTCGTTCGATGCAGTGAGCTGGCACCCGTACTCGTACCCGTGCTTCCCGTCGATGTCGTGCAAGAAGCCCCGCCCGTGGTACCGCACCGACACCGTGCGCCAGCTCATGATCGACAACGGTGACAGCGCCAAGCTCATCTGGTCGACGGAGTACGGCGCGCCGACCAAGGGCGCACCCGACGACGGGCACGTCGACCAGAACAACCAGGCCGCGATGATGGTGAACGCGATGCAGACCTGGATGGCGCTGCCGTACGCGGGTCCGCTCTTCGTGTTCGAGCTCCGCGACACCGGTGGGTCGACGAAGCACAAGGACAACTGGTTCGGGATGATCTCGCACGACGGCACGAAGCGAAAGCTCTCGTACTACGCGTTCCAGTACGAGGCGAAGGGCCACACGTCCGTCAAGCTCCCCGCCAACGTGATCGCGGGAACGCCGGGCCCTTGA